One segment of Candidatus Nitrospira nitrificans DNA contains the following:
- a CDS encoding VOC family protein, with amino-acid sequence MTYTDQAQMAYADLHKNPSYMVAQPPLIETAAAKEYCSRTMPGPARTGVLIYAKNLLAVSAFYEKVLGAKVLHADHEHRVLQSPDVQLIIHAIPEQHSSSIAIQVPPVAREEQAIKPFFTVESLAAAERIAEQCGGRVWGPVWPGPGIQVRNVCDPEGNILHLRGSAA; translated from the coding sequence TTGACTTATACAGATCAAGCCCAGATGGCTTATGCCGATCTGCATAAAAACCCGTCATACATGGTCGCCCAGCCGCCACTCATTGAAACGGCAGCAGCTAAGGAGTATTGTTCGCGGACAATGCCAGGCCCCGCGCGAACCGGCGTTCTGATCTACGCGAAGAACCTCCTGGCGGTTTCCGCCTTCTATGAGAAGGTCTTGGGCGCCAAGGTGCTACACGCAGACCACGAACACAGAGTGCTCCAGTCTCCGGACGTCCAGCTCATCATCCACGCAATCCCCGAGCAGCATAGCAGCTCAATTGCTATTCAAGTACCGCCGGTGGCGCGCGAAGAGCAGGCCATCAAACCTTTCTTCACCGTTGAGAGTCTGGCGGCAGCAGAACGAATTGCTGAGCAGTGTGGAGGCAGGGTCTGGGGTCCCGTTTGGCCAGGCCCAGGGATCCAAGTGCGCAATGTTTGCGACCCGGAAGGCAACATCTTGCATTTGCGCGGAAGTGCAGCCTAA
- a CDS encoding YtxH domain-containing protein, translated as MRGKNYDAERGNSSGCSTFMTGALIGAGVALLLAPQSGSELRGRLRNYADRAKEDVMNKGEEALDTVVERGKKYYDKGEEVVQGAGRAAKEFAKQGAQQGQEAVKDGGRAAKEFAKHAQDVVREAGR; from the coding sequence ATGCGCGGCAAAAATTATGATGCTGAAAGGGGGAACTCTTCGGGATGCTCCACCTTTATGACGGGCGCGTTGATTGGGGCTGGGGTGGCTCTGCTGCTTGCTCCGCAATCCGGCTCAGAGCTACGCGGCAGGTTGCGCAACTATGCCGATCGCGCGAAGGAGGATGTAATGAATAAGGGTGAGGAGGCATTGGATACCGTGGTGGAACGAGGGAAGAAATATTATGACAAAGGGGAAGAGGTCGTCCAGGGTGCGGGACGGGCCGCCAAAGAGTTTGCGAAACAAGGGGCACAGCAAGGACAGGAAGCCGTGAAGGACGGCGGACGTGCGGCCAAGGAATTTGCCAAACACGCACAAGACGTGGTCCGCGAGGCAGGGCGTTAA
- a CDS encoding DUF748 domain-containing protein, translated as MPKWLWWVAVPLALVIMMTVALSFIDEPLRAYAEREMNHRLPAYIVHLGALDLHPYSLSVELKDITVSQKDHPEPPLAAIAKIQSSLQWSALLSGRVVTDQVIEKPVIHATRTQAAKEVDASPEQKQSWQEALFAMHEVQVNEVRITNGEVTYRENDTTKPLHITELNVKAENIRNVRSAPFQYPSHIKIDMVVFEKGRFDLDGQADFFAEPVPAVNADVTLTDIPLEDLAPLTAQRQVHVAEGMLSAKGHVEYAPTVQRVRLTTFSLQDLKADFVHSTKTQQKEKDTGKKVARAAEEASDHPTLQIHIDRGTIEKSEFGFINAATNPSYRVYIADTAIELENWSNQLSEGTAVVKLTGLLMGSGDTRISGAFRPETQSPDFDLNVTIRKTPVKTFNQLLRAHGGLDVASGVFSVYSEMRVKDDKVNGYLKPLFKDVKAYDAVQDQDKGLLQKIFEKTVNAAAALLKNSPREEVATKTNVSGPVKDPQASTWELVVTLFQNAFFEAVLPGLEGQRRKSA; from the coding sequence ATGCCAAAATGGCTCTGGTGGGTGGCAGTGCCGCTGGCTCTTGTCATCATGATGACCGTGGCCCTGTCCTTTATCGACGAGCCGCTGCGAGCCTATGCCGAGCGGGAGATGAATCATCGTCTACCGGCTTATATTGTCCATCTTGGGGCTCTCGACTTGCATCCGTACAGCTTGTCCGTGGAGCTCAAAGACATTACGGTGAGCCAAAAGGATCATCCCGAGCCGCCGCTGGCCGCGATCGCGAAGATACAGAGCAGTCTCCAGTGGAGCGCCTTGCTCTCCGGCCGCGTCGTGACCGATCAGGTGATCGAGAAGCCGGTGATTCACGCCACTCGGACGCAGGCCGCGAAGGAAGTGGACGCATCACCGGAGCAGAAACAGAGTTGGCAGGAAGCCCTCTTTGCCATGCATGAAGTCCAGGTTAATGAAGTCCGCATTACAAACGGCGAAGTGACCTATCGTGAGAATGACACCACTAAACCGCTCCATATTACCGAGTTGAATGTGAAAGCCGAGAACATCCGCAATGTGCGCTCGGCGCCCTTTCAATATCCCTCCCACATAAAGATCGACATGGTGGTGTTTGAGAAGGGGCGCTTCGACCTCGACGGCCAGGCCGATTTCTTTGCTGAACCCGTCCCAGCGGTGAATGCGGACGTAACCCTCACTGATATTCCCCTTGAAGATTTGGCCCCCCTCACGGCCCAACGACAGGTGCATGTCGCTGAAGGAATGCTATCCGCAAAAGGACATGTGGAATACGCTCCCACGGTCCAGCGGGTTCGATTAACCACCTTTTCCTTACAAGACCTGAAGGCAGATTTTGTCCATTCCACCAAAACTCAGCAGAAAGAGAAAGACACCGGCAAAAAGGTGGCCCGGGCTGCGGAGGAAGCTTCCGATCATCCGACGCTTCAGATCCATATCGATCGAGGCACGATTGAAAAGAGCGAGTTCGGATTCATCAATGCAGCCACCAACCCTTCTTATAGAGTGTATATAGCGGATACGGCTATCGAGCTCGAGAACTGGAGCAACCAGCTGTCGGAAGGGACGGCGGTAGTCAAGTTGACGGGCCTGTTGATGGGATCCGGCGACACCCGGATCTCGGGCGCATTTCGACCGGAGACGCAATCGCCCGACTTTGACCTGAATGTGACAATTCGCAAAACCCCCGTTAAAACCTTCAATCAGCTGCTGCGGGCCCACGGCGGTCTCGATGTCGCGTCAGGCGTGTTCTCCGTCTATAGCGAAATGAGGGTCAAAGACGACAAGGTGAACGGGTATCTCAAACCGCTCTTCAAAGATGTCAAAGCCTACGATGCCGTTCAGGATCAGGACAAAGGCCTCCTGCAAAAGATTTTCGAAAAGACCGTGAATGCGGCGGCGGCGCTCCTCAAAAATAGTCCCAGAGAGGAGGTAGCCACGAAAACCAACGTGTCGGGACCTGTCAAGGACCCGCAGGCGAGTACGTGGGAACTGGTCGTCACCCTCTTTCAAAATGCATTTTTTGAGGCGGTGCTGCCAGGGCTGGAAGGGCAACGCAGGAAGAGCGCGTAA
- a CDS encoding IS630 transposase-related protein has product MRCSTDLRQRVVEFVRGGGSKAEAARRFKVGEASVYRWLKPGGLTYQRPGPRRARKLDWEQLRRHVEAQPDQTQAERARQFQVSRHCIWNALRKLGVTRKKKTGLFRTRPAPTKTVPPPSRAVRAPWQTPRVHR; this is encoded by the coding sequence ATGAGATGCTCAACAGATTTGCGCCAACGGGTTGTGGAGTTTGTTCGCGGTGGAGGCAGCAAGGCCGAAGCGGCTCGGCGGTTCAAGGTCGGTGAGGCGAGCGTGTACCGCTGGCTCAAGCCTGGCGGCCTGACGTACCAGCGTCCCGGCCCTCGCCGGGCCCGCAAGCTGGATTGGGAGCAGTTACGTCGGCATGTGGAGGCACAGCCCGATCAGACTCAAGCGGAACGGGCGCGGCAGTTCCAGGTCTCGCGGCACTGTATCTGGAACGCGCTGCGAAAATTGGGGGTGACCCGTAAAAAAAAGACTGGGCTATTCCGAACGCGACCCGCTCCGACGAAAACAGTTCCTCCGCCTTCGCGAGCGGTTCGTGCGCCGTGGCAAACACCCCGTGTACATCGATGA
- a CDS encoding transposase, which translates to MRRGKHPVYIDECGFVSSTARRHGYAPKGQRVDGLVSGHRRPRTSLIAARMDGRLAEPCLFEGTCDTTVFNAWLKTRLCPRLNVHHLVIMDNAAFHTAPETAQLIAATGATLLFLAPYSPDLNPIEHDFAALKKRREYQDQTTLDDIVRGYQ; encoded by the coding sequence GTGCGCCGTGGCAAACACCCCGTGTACATCGATGAATGCGGGTTTGTGTCTTCGACGGCGCGGCGGCATGGATATGCGCCCAAAGGCCAGCGTGTGGACGGCCTGGTTTCCGGGCATCGACGGCCCCGCACGTCGCTCATCGCCGCTCGCATGGATGGGCGACTCGCCGAACCCTGTCTATTCGAAGGCACCTGCGATACAACCGTCTTCAACGCCTGGCTGAAGACGCGGCTGTGCCCGCGTCTGAACGTCCACCATCTCGTGATCATGGACAACGCCGCATTTCATACCGCACCCGAAACAGCGCAGCTCATCGCAGCGACTGGCGCGACCCTGCTGTTTCTCGCGCCCTATTCTCCCGACCTCAATCCCATCGAGCATGACTTCGCCGCTCTCAAGAAGCGCCGCGAGTATCAGGACCAGACCACCCTCGACGACATCGTGAGAGGCTATCAATGA
- a CDS encoding DUF421 domain-containing protein → MDAILRACLVYVFLLILFRIAGRRTLSQMTSFDFVLLLIISEATQNAMIGNDYSLSNGFLVILTLVGIDIGLSLLKQRFPTIERYLDGLPLVLVADGQPIRELLKRARVDEQDILSSAREKHGLERMEQIRYAVLENHGGISIIPKEK, encoded by the coding sequence ATGGATGCGATTCTGAGAGCGTGCTTGGTGTATGTATTTCTGCTGATCCTCTTCCGCATCGCCGGCCGTCGCACACTCTCGCAAATGACGAGTTTTGATTTCGTCTTGCTCCTGATCATCAGTGAAGCGACTCAGAATGCCATGATCGGGAACGATTATTCGTTGAGCAACGGCTTCCTGGTCATTCTCACGCTTGTCGGAATCGACATCGGCCTCTCGTTATTGAAGCAACGCTTCCCCACCATAGAACGCTACCTGGACGGCTTGCCGCTGGTGCTTGTGGCGGATGGACAGCCGATACGCGAGCTGTTGAAACGCGCCCGGGTCGATGAACAGGATATCTTATCTTCCGCGAGAGAAAAGCACGGCCTGGAACGGATGGAGCAAATTCGATATGCCGTTCTTGAAAATCACGGCGGCATTTCCATCATCCCAAAGGAGAAGTAG
- a CDS encoding low affinity iron permease family protein — protein sequence MENSPPLGKHTNVFNRLANHCARLLGTARAFGIAMMIVAAWAITGPIFHFSDTWQLVINTGTTIVTFLMVFLIQNTQNRDSAAIQLKLDEVIRSTRGAHNAMLDLEKLSQQDLDNIQSLYQQLADQARQGAARGEAATGTPIIHAAALMECLEEKLEEKRETNGSMSRPPRKPKSTTLRK from the coding sequence ATGGAAAATTCTCCGCCCCTTGGCAAACACACCAATGTATTTAACCGGCTGGCAAATCATTGCGCTCGTTTGCTCGGGACCGCCCGAGCATTCGGAATTGCGATGATGATTGTCGCGGCCTGGGCGATCACCGGCCCAATTTTCCATTTCAGCGACACCTGGCAATTGGTCATCAATACCGGCACCACCATTGTGACGTTCCTGATGGTCTTCCTGATCCAGAACACCCAGAATCGTGACAGCGCGGCGATTCAACTCAAACTGGACGAGGTCATCCGTTCGACCCGAGGCGCGCACAATGCCATGTTGGATCTTGAGAAACTCTCCCAGCAAGACTTGGACAACATCCAATCGTTGTATCAGCAGCTGGCCGACCAGGCCCGGCAAGGTGCGGCGCGTGGTGAGGCCGCGACAGGCACCCCGATCATTCACGCCGCCGCGCTCATGGAATGTCTTGAAGAGAAACTAGAAGAGAAACGCGAAACGAACGGAAGCATGTCCCGGCCGCCAAGAAAACCTAAAAGCACGACCCTTAGGAAATGA